One Pyrus communis chromosome 13, drPyrComm1.1, whole genome shotgun sequence genomic window carries:
- the LOC137712685 gene encoding serine/threonine-protein kinase WNK8-like isoform X2: protein MVALWRKIRLGNTCGYKAFDEEEGIEVAWCQVNIEEVLQSPEQLERLYSEVHLLKSLKHQNIVKFHNSWVDDKNKTINIITELFTSGSLRQYRKKHKNVDMKAMKNWARQILRGLHYLHSHNPPIIHRDLKCDNIFVNGNTGEIKIGDLGLAIVMQQPTAHSVIGTPEFMAPELYDEEYNELVDIYSFGLCMLEMVTCEYPYSECKNPAQIYKKVTSGVKPASLSKVDNPQIKEFIEKCLVPASMRLSAVELLKDPFLATDNLKEPNCVTSQLEKLVNLPQPEACPMDVDTNYQKSSFGFCRRSTNEISNPSVLELQSSTENNEFRLRAEKNSDSTVSLTLRIADTCGRVRNIHFEFYLDSDTAISIAGEMVEQLDLPHEDVSVIAELIDNLIMKLVPGWKPSSEGSSCGTNSSCVDHAALQNVLSHVAHAEDQDNQSSMISDTSVTSAEYGVSTASGASNVKVMELAKYSSDECCKASDGYGSSPDCLVKGAVKEKSYEADSGDSFVMNEACTDMSSICSLSELSLANKDGYSELKGELDAIDMHYRRCLVKLLRLREEEIQSAKKRWIEKKKIAVN from the exons ATGGTGGCGTTGTGGAGAAAGATCCGACTGGGCAATACTTGCGG ATACAAGGCATTCGATGAGGAGGAAGGAATAGAAGTAGCCTGGTGCCAAGTGAATATCGAGGAGGTGTTGCAGTCTCCGGAACAGTTGGAGAGATTGTATTCTGAGGTTCATCTGCTGAAGTCATTAAAGCATCAAAACATTGTCAAGTTCCATAACTCTTGGGTGGATGATAAGAACAAGACCATCAACATAATAACAGAGTTGTTCACCTCTGGGAGTTTGAGGCA GTACCGAAAGAAGCATAAGAATGTTGATATGAAGGCCATGAAGAACTGGGCAAGGCAGATTCTTCGAGGCTTGCATTATCTGCATTCTCACAATCCTCCAATTATTCATAGAGATTTGAAATGCGACAACATATTTGTCAATGGAAATACCGGCGAAATTAAAATCGGAGATCTCGGATTGGCTATTGTCATGCAGCAGCCTACTGCTCATAGTGTTATTGGCACCCCTGAATTCATGGCTCCAGAGCTTTATGACGAGGAATACAATGAATTAGTCGACATCTATTCTTTTGGCTTGTGCATGTTAGAAATGGTGACTTGTGAATACCCTTATAGTGAATGTAAAAATCCTGCACAAATTTATAAGAAGGTTACCTCT GGTGTAAAGCCTGCTTCACTCAGTAAAGTGGACAATCCTCAAATCAAGGAGTTCATAGAGAAGTGTCTAGTTCCAGCATCTATGAGATTGAGTGCAGTTGAACTCTTGAAAGATCCATTCCTTGCAACTGACAATTTGAAGGAGCCCAATTGTGTTACTTCACAATTAGAAAAGTTGGTGAACTTGCCACAGCCTGAAGCATGTCCTATGGACGTAGATACTAACTACCAGAAGTCCTCCTTTGGATTTTGTAGGAGAAGTACCAATGAAATATCGAACCCTTCAGTTCTGGAGTTACAGAGTTCCACCGAGAATAATGAGTTCAGGTTAAGAGCGGAGAAAAATTCTGATAGCACCGTCTCTTTAACTTTGCGCATTGCTGATACATGTG GTCGTGTGAGGAATATCCATTTTGAGTTCTATCTTGATTCCGATACTGCAATTTCAATCGCTGGGGAGATGGTTGAGCAACTTGATCTTCCACATGAAGATGTCTCTGTCATAGCTGAGTTAATTGATAACTTGATCATGAAGCTTGTACCTGGCTGGAAACCTTCATCAGAAGGTTCATCATGTGGAACAAATAGTTCATGTGTTGATCATGCTGCACTGCAAAATGTTCTCTCACATGTTGCACATGCGGAGGACCAAGATAACCAATCATCAATGATTTCAGATACTTCGGTTACCTCAGCTGAGTATGGTGTTTCTACTGCCTCAGGGGCCAGTAATGTCAAAGTTATGGAGTTGGCTAAATACAGTTCAGATGAGTGCTGTAAAGCTTCAGATGGTTACGGTTCCAGTCCAGATTGTTTGGTTAAGGGTGCGGTCAAGGAGAAGAGTTATGAAGCTGATTCTGGTGATTCATTTGTGATGAACGAGGCGTGCACCGACATGTCAAGCATTTGTTCCTTATCTGAGCTGTCTCTAGCCAACAAAGACGGGTACAGTGAGCTAAAGGGGGAGCTTGATGCTATTGACATGCACTATCGTCGATGCCTTGTCAAACTCTTGAGGTTGAGGGAAGAAGAAATTCAGAGTGCAAAGAAGAGGTGgatagagaaaaagaaaattgctGTTAATTGA
- the LOC137712000 gene encoding early nodulin-like protein 8 has translation MANLRTPRFQFLLALQFLMLIQSQVLCYQYKVGDLDAWGIPTSANPQVYTKWSKYHQFKLGDSLLFLYPPSQDSVIQVTAQSYSSCNLKDPILSMNDGNSLFNFTTLGDFYFTSGEPGHCQQNQKLHISFLSGNGSAYSPSAGPSALDASAPSYPTVFGSIPTPPTSAPHSSAPSPRFPVFAAAVVGFGVFALHSGNL, from the exons atggccaATCTCAGAACTCCAAGATTCCAGTTCCTATTGGCTCTGCAGTTCCTCATGCTAATACAGTCCCAGGTGCTCTGCTACCAGTACAAAGTAGGAGATCTAGATGCTTGGGGAATACCAACTTCTGCAAATCCACAAGTCTACACCAAATGGTCAAAATACCACCAATTCAAGCTTGGAGATTCTCTTT TGTTCTTGTACCCACCAAGCCAAGACTCGGTGATTCAAGTGACAGCACAATCCTACAGCAGCTGCAACCTCAAAGATCCAATCTTGTCCATGAACGACGGCAACTCTCTCTTCAATTTCACCACATTGGGGGATTTCTACTTCACCAGCGGCGAACCGGGCCATTGCCAACAGAACCAGAAGCTGCACATTTCTTTTCTGTCGGGCAATGGCTCTGCTTACTCTCCCTCCGCCGGTCCCAGTGCATTGGACGCTTCCGCTCCTTCTTACCCCACCGTCTTCGGCAGCATCCCGACTCCTCCTACTTCTGCACCGCATTCTTCTGCACCGTCGCCAAGGTTTCCAGTTTTCGCAGCAGCGGTTGTTGGATTTGGGGTGTTTGCATTACACAGTGGTAATCTTTGA
- the LOC137713776 gene encoding oligopeptide transporter 7-like: protein MTESSRESMEEASSHEITSLLIPKEEKKHEGFYGQSSSSGSTEEENSPVEQVALTVPTTDDPSLPVLTFRMWVLGTLSCVLLSFLNQFFWYRTEPLSITAISAQIAVVPLGQLMASKITNRVFFKGSRWEFTLNPGPFNVKEHVLITIFANSGAGTVYAIHIVTVVKVFYKKHITFFVSLLVILTTQVLGFGWAGIFRRYLVEPAAMWWPANLVQVSLFRALHENEPRPKGGLTRTQFFLISFMCSFAYYVFPGYLFQMLTSLSWICWIFPNNVLAQQLGSGLYGLGIGAVGIDWSTISSYLGSPLASPWFATANVAAGFFFVMYILTPICYWFNIYKAKTFPIFSDTLFTSDGQEYNITAIIDSNFHLDLEAYNREGPLYLSTFFAITYGVGFAALTATVVHVALFHGREIWEQSKASFKEKKMDIHTRLMQRYNQVPEWWFVIILLVNIAVTIFSCQYYIEQLQLPWWGVLLACAIAIVFTLPIGIITAITNQTPGLNIITEYIIGYIYPGYPVANMCFKVYGYISMTQAITFLQDFKLGHYMKIPPKTMFMAQVVGTLIAAIVYLSTAWWLMETIPDICEDTSSIWTCPSDTVFYDASVIWGLIGPRRIFGDLGIYEAINWFFLVGAIAPIFVWLAAKAFPQQEWIRLINMPVLIGATGSMPPATAVNYTSWIILGFLSGFVVYRYRPDWWRRHNYVLSGALDAGLAFMGVLLYFSLGLEDISLSWWGNDLDGCPLATCPTAKGVVVEGCPTYT from the exons ATGACAGAAAGTAGCAGAGAATCCATGGAAGAAGCATCCTCTCATGAAATCACCTCCCTTCTCA TTCCTAAGGAAGAGAAAAAACATGAAGGCTTCTATGGCCAATCATCATCTTCCGGATcaacagaagaagaaaactcACCAGTGGAACAAGTAGCGCTAACTGTGCCGACAACAGACGATCCCTCCCTCCCCGTCCTGACGTTCCGAATGTGGGTCCTAGGCACTCTCTCCTGCgtcctcctctccttcctcAACCAATTCTTCTGGTACAGAACCGAGCCCCTCTCCATTACCGCAATCTCCGCCCAGATTGCGGTGGTGCCTCTGGGGCAGCTTATGGCTTCCAAAATCACCAACCGTGTCTTCTTCAAAGGGTCCCGCTGGGAATTTACCCTAAACCCTGGCCCTTTCAACGTCAAGGAACATGTTCTAATCACCATCTTCGCCAACTCCGGCGCTGGCACCGTCTACGCGATCCATATTGTTACCGTGGTTAAAGTTTTTTACAAGAAGCACATCACCTTCTTCGTGTCCTTGCTTGTTATCCTAACAACTCAG GTATTAGGGTTTGGTTGGGCTGGGATTTTTAGAAGATACTTGGTTGAACCAGCTGCTATGTGGTGGCCAGCAAACCTGGTTCAAGTTTCACTGTTCAG GGCCCTCCATGAGAACGAACCAAGGCCCAAGGGTGGGTTGACACGTACCCAGTTCTTCCTAATTTCCTTCATGTGCAGCTTTGCCTACTATGTTTTCCCAGGCTACCTCTTTCAGATGCTAACTTCCCTTTCATGGATATGTTGGATTTTCCCCAACAATGTCTTGGCCCAACAGCTTGGCTCAGGTCTTTATGGGCTTGGAATTGGCGCTGTTGGGATTGACTGGTCAACCATCTCCTCCTACCTTGGAAGCCCACTTGCAAGCCCATGGTTTGCCACAGCCAACGTGGCAGCTGGTTTCTTCTTTGTCATGTACATATTGACTCCTATTTGCTACTGGTTTAATATCTACAAAGCCAAAACCTTCCCCATTTTCTCAGACACATTGTTCACATCGGATGGTCAAGAATACAACATAACAGCCATCATTGACTCAAATTTTCACCTTGATTTGGAAGCATACAATCGGGAAGGTCCGCTTTATCTCAGCACGTTTTTCGCCATAACATACGGTGTTGGCTTTGCTGCACTTACCGCCACAGTTGTACATGTTGCTTTATTTCATGGAAG GGAAATATGGGAGCAAAGCAAAGCAAGttttaaggagaagaaaatggacATACACACAAGGTTGATGCAGAGGTACAACCAAGTGCCTGAGTGGTGGTTTGTGATCATACTTTTGGTCAACATTGCAGTCACTATATTTTCCTGTCAATATTATATTGAGCAGCTCCAGTTGCCTTGGTGGGGTGTTTTACTAGCTTGTGCTATTGCCATTGTCTTCACCCTCCCCATTGGTATCATCACTGCCATCACAAATCAG ACACCAGGCTTAAACATCATCACTGAGTATATAATTGGGTACATCTACCCAGGATACCCAGTAGCCAATATGTGCTTCAAGGTGTATGGCTACATAAGTATGACACAAGCCATCACATTTTTGCAAGACTTCAAGCTTGGTCACTACATGAAAATCCCTCCCAAAACTATGTTTATGGCCCAG GTTGTGGGAACCCTAATAGCTGCCATTGTATACCTGAGCACAGCGTGGTGGCTAATGGAAACAATCCCGGACATATGTGAGGACACGTCATCAATATGGACTTGCCCTAGTGATACAGTATTTTATGATGCCTCGGTCATATGGGGCCTGATTGGTCCTAGAAGAATATTTGGTGACTTAGGCATATATGAGGCAATCAACTGGTTCTTCCTAGTTGGGGCAATTGCCCCCATTTTTGTATGGCTGGCTGCCAAGGCCTTCCCACAACAAGAGTGGATAAGGCTCATCAACATGCCGGTCTTAATCGGTGCGACAGGATCGATGCCGCCAGCTACAGCGGTGAACTACACTTCTTGGATTATTTTAGGGTTTCTATCTGGTTTTGTGGTGTATAGATATAGACCAGACTGGTGGAGGCGCCATAATTATGTACTCTCTGGGGCACTTGATGCTGGACTTGCCTTCATGGGGGTACTTTTGTATTTTAGCTTGGGGTTGGAGGACATTAGTCTTAGCTGGTGGGGGAATGACCTTGATGGTTGTCCTTTGGCTACTTGCCCTACGGCCAAAGGAGTGGTCGTTGAGGGTTGCCCTACTTACACATAG
- the LOC137712685 gene encoding serine/threonine-protein kinase WNK8-like isoform X1 has protein sequence MDSCSGFVGGNSACDDGGVVEKDPTGQYLRYDEFLGRGAFKTAYKAFDEEEGIEVAWCQVNIEEVLQSPEQLERLYSEVHLLKSLKHQNIVKFHNSWVDDKNKTINIITELFTSGSLRQYRKKHKNVDMKAMKNWARQILRGLHYLHSHNPPIIHRDLKCDNIFVNGNTGEIKIGDLGLAIVMQQPTAHSVIGTPEFMAPELYDEEYNELVDIYSFGLCMLEMVTCEYPYSECKNPAQIYKKVTSGVKPASLSKVDNPQIKEFIEKCLVPASMRLSAVELLKDPFLATDNLKEPNCVTSQLEKLVNLPQPEACPMDVDTNYQKSSFGFCRRSTNEISNPSVLELQSSTENNEFRLRAEKNSDSTVSLTLRIADTCGRVRNIHFEFYLDSDTAISIAGEMVEQLDLPHEDVSVIAELIDNLIMKLVPGWKPSSEGSSCGTNSSCVDHAALQNVLSHVAHAEDQDNQSSMISDTSVTSAEYGVSTASGASNVKVMELAKYSSDECCKASDGYGSSPDCLVKGAVKEKSYEADSGDSFVMNEACTDMSSICSLSELSLANKDGYSELKGELDAIDMHYRRCLVKLLRLREEEIQSAKKRWIEKKKIAVN, from the exons ATGGATTCCTGTAGTGGTTTTGTTGGTGGAAATTCTGCTTGCGACGATGGTGGCGTTGTGGAGAAAGATCCGACTGGGCAATACTTGCGG TATGACGAATTTTTGGGGAGGGGAGCATTCAAGACTGC ATACAAGGCATTCGATGAGGAGGAAGGAATAGAAGTAGCCTGGTGCCAAGTGAATATCGAGGAGGTGTTGCAGTCTCCGGAACAGTTGGAGAGATTGTATTCTGAGGTTCATCTGCTGAAGTCATTAAAGCATCAAAACATTGTCAAGTTCCATAACTCTTGGGTGGATGATAAGAACAAGACCATCAACATAATAACAGAGTTGTTCACCTCTGGGAGTTTGAGGCA GTACCGAAAGAAGCATAAGAATGTTGATATGAAGGCCATGAAGAACTGGGCAAGGCAGATTCTTCGAGGCTTGCATTATCTGCATTCTCACAATCCTCCAATTATTCATAGAGATTTGAAATGCGACAACATATTTGTCAATGGAAATACCGGCGAAATTAAAATCGGAGATCTCGGATTGGCTATTGTCATGCAGCAGCCTACTGCTCATAGTGTTATTGGCACCCCTGAATTCATGGCTCCAGAGCTTTATGACGAGGAATACAATGAATTAGTCGACATCTATTCTTTTGGCTTGTGCATGTTAGAAATGGTGACTTGTGAATACCCTTATAGTGAATGTAAAAATCCTGCACAAATTTATAAGAAGGTTACCTCT GGTGTAAAGCCTGCTTCACTCAGTAAAGTGGACAATCCTCAAATCAAGGAGTTCATAGAGAAGTGTCTAGTTCCAGCATCTATGAGATTGAGTGCAGTTGAACTCTTGAAAGATCCATTCCTTGCAACTGACAATTTGAAGGAGCCCAATTGTGTTACTTCACAATTAGAAAAGTTGGTGAACTTGCCACAGCCTGAAGCATGTCCTATGGACGTAGATACTAACTACCAGAAGTCCTCCTTTGGATTTTGTAGGAGAAGTACCAATGAAATATCGAACCCTTCAGTTCTGGAGTTACAGAGTTCCACCGAGAATAATGAGTTCAGGTTAAGAGCGGAGAAAAATTCTGATAGCACCGTCTCTTTAACTTTGCGCATTGCTGATACATGTG GTCGTGTGAGGAATATCCATTTTGAGTTCTATCTTGATTCCGATACTGCAATTTCAATCGCTGGGGAGATGGTTGAGCAACTTGATCTTCCACATGAAGATGTCTCTGTCATAGCTGAGTTAATTGATAACTTGATCATGAAGCTTGTACCTGGCTGGAAACCTTCATCAGAAGGTTCATCATGTGGAACAAATAGTTCATGTGTTGATCATGCTGCACTGCAAAATGTTCTCTCACATGTTGCACATGCGGAGGACCAAGATAACCAATCATCAATGATTTCAGATACTTCGGTTACCTCAGCTGAGTATGGTGTTTCTACTGCCTCAGGGGCCAGTAATGTCAAAGTTATGGAGTTGGCTAAATACAGTTCAGATGAGTGCTGTAAAGCTTCAGATGGTTACGGTTCCAGTCCAGATTGTTTGGTTAAGGGTGCGGTCAAGGAGAAGAGTTATGAAGCTGATTCTGGTGATTCATTTGTGATGAACGAGGCGTGCACCGACATGTCAAGCATTTGTTCCTTATCTGAGCTGTCTCTAGCCAACAAAGACGGGTACAGTGAGCTAAAGGGGGAGCTTGATGCTATTGACATGCACTATCGTCGATGCCTTGTCAAACTCTTGAGGTTGAGGGAAGAAGAAATTCAGAGTGCAAAGAAGAGGTGgatagagaaaaagaaaattgctGTTAATTGA
- the LOC137712284 gene encoding probable N6-adenosine-methyltransferase MT-A70-like, whose product MNAPCFNFDLQHPLLEDCIIGFSCFRNGNISVHFRRTIALRTDVNLGDCSFLDTCRHMKTCKYVHYELDPTPDVSHMMMGPRDLGPPGQLRPQRAEYCSEVELGQPQWINCDIRNFRMDIIGQFGVIMADPPWDIHMELPYGTMADDEMRNLNVPALRTDGLIFLWVTGRAMELGRECLELWGYKRIEEIIWVKTNQLQRIIRTGRAGHWLNHSKEHCLVGIKGEPLVNRNIDTDVIVAEVRETSRKPDEMYPLLERVSPRTRKLELFARMHNTHAGWMSLGNQLSGVRLVDEGLRARFKAAYPDVEVQPASPPRPSAMEVDSNAAQMLWPFSEPAVPEAPYAASEVRPSPMDVEIAG is encoded by the exons ATGAATGCACCCTGTTTTAATTTTGACTTGCAGCATCCCCTTTTGGAGGATTGTATAATTGGGTTTTCCTGTTTCAGAAATGGAAATATATCG GTTCATTTTAGGCGAACAATCGCTCTACGTACTGATGTCAATTTAGGAGACTGTTCTTTTCTAGACACTTGTCGTCACATGAAG ACGTGCAAGTATGTCCACTATGAGCTTGATCCAACACCTGATGTCTCACACATGATGATGGGGCCTCGAGATCTCGGTCCCCCTGGACAATTAAGGCCTCAGCGTGCTGAATACTGTTCCGAGGTTGAACTTGGTCAACCACAGTGGATTAACTGTGATATACGCAACTTTAGAATGGACATTATAGGGCAATTTGGAGTGATAATGGCAGATCCACCATGGGACATTCATATGGAATTGCCCTATGGGACAATGGCTGACGATGAAATGCGCAATCTTAATGTTCCAGCATTGCGGACGGATGGTCTGATTTTCCTTTGGGTCACTGGACGTGCAATGGAGCTTGGGCGTGAATG TTTAGAACTTTGGGGATACAAGCGAATTGAGGAGATAATTTGGGTAAAGACTAATCAACTCCAACGAATAATTAGAACAGGGCGGGCTGGCCACTGGCTTAATCATAGCAAGGAGCATTGTCTTGTTGGAATAAAGGGGGAACCCTTAGTAAATAGAAATATCGATACTGATGTCATTGTTGCCGAGGTCAGAGAGACGAGCCGTAAGCCAGATGAG ATGTATCCCTTGCTGGAGAGGGTAAGTCCAAGGACAAGAAAGCTAGAACTGTTTGCTCGCATGCACAATACTCATGCAGG GTGGATGTCACTAGGTAATCAACTGAGTGGTGTAAGATTGGTGGATGAAGGCCTGCGTGCACGATTCAAAGCTGCTTATCCGGATGTGGAGGTGCAGCCCGCTTCCCCACCCAGGCCCTCTGCCATGGAAGTCGACTCTAATGCTGCCCAAATGCTGTGGCCATTCTCAGAACCTGCAGTTCCGGAGGCACCCTATGCTGCCTCTGAAGTGAGGCCATCACCAATGGATGTTGAAATTGCCGGTTGA